The window aattaaaataaaataaacaatttatttttaagctggtttcattagtacaaatttaccagtttttattacaatgaataaaacttatgagtcactttctctgattacttatgaatctgtacttggtgttttccagtcagcaggaaggtttaaagagacaaaggtcactagcctatgagaaacattattgtgttattaatcatctggtctacaggtttcagtttgttgagcatggagctttcactagacaggtctaagcttgggaattacaaatggacaaaggtcatactgtatcattcctgtcgagttaatcagtgtctctgaagcattgctgtcaacaagttatctaattacagtagttcagtttttatttggcattttaatggaattgtctgaaagagaacgaattactctgttgatgatgcgaggatatggcgatcgtcaaagatcttatcgggaagtttgtaatttgtttaatgacactttcccagaaaggaatcccataagtgtttcaacaatatcaaaaactattgagcgttttgaaatgacagggagtgtacgtaatcggccaaagtcgggtaggatacaatctgcaacagatgaagaacatgcactagatgttttgcaaacatttattgaagacccacatacatcgctcagaaaagctgcacagcaacatgatatgcaccctatgtctgtgagtaagattttgaaaattaataaatacaaaccatttaaagttcatttagtccaacagttaagtgaggatgattacgacagaagagttgagttttgtgaacttgtgatgcgcaaatgtgatgacaatagagattttctgaccaacatactattttctgatgaggcaacttttttcctaaatggcaatgttaacaggcacaattgccgttactgggctagtgaaaacccacattggattactgagtcccattcacagcaaccacaaaaactgaacgtatggtgtggaattttaggtaacaaaattgttggaccctttttcatcaatggaaatttaaatgccgaactttactacaatatgctccaaaatgaaataatcccagctattcaaattgcatcaggagaatactttgataatgtatggtttcagcaggatggtgctccaccccattatgggagacaggtaagagagtatttggatttaaggtttcctcataaatggattggccgaagaggagaaatcgaatggcctccaagatctccggatttgtcaccaatcgattatttcctatggggtcatttaaaatccaatgtttatagaagaaagcctcataatttggaagacctaagaaacaggattatagaggagattgctttgataactgaagaaatgttaggcaactctgtcgaatcattttacacaagattggctcattgtcaaaccgtagaaggaacacagttcgaacaattgctttgacaccaaatgcaggtaaaacgtttgttgtaagacttttctaacagcatacattattttttatttgtaataagaaatcaataacataagtatttccataattgtactgtaataaaaactggcatctatgtacctgaaccaaattagaggtttataattttgactagttaaaaaattcttttccaatagtCCCATAAAAATATTGGCGTAAGAAGAAGCCAtccgtgtgcccatagcagttcctttAGTTAGAAGGTAATTTtgatcttgaaatttaaaattatttaaggttaaaatcatggtcataagtttgagaatgaaattagtactaggtttgGAATTGTTTGGGCAtgaatcaaggtaattttgggcagcgctgagaccatgaatatttgtatacaaagattTTACATCGACAGTACACAATAAGACGTCGTCAGGTAAGgacgttgtatatatatatatactgtataaaaaatagaaatctTATTCTTGGTCTTTCAGAATAGTGATTgatttgtaatatatgtaatatatagtatatacatatattactaaTCAATCACTATTCTGAAAGACCAAgaataagatttatattttttatgaaaattgaatgAAGAATACCAAATTCGTAGACAACACTGTTCTACTCCAAGAGGGACGGACCTAAGTCTGAAGGCATAGCAATCATATATGCTACCTGTAAACTTTTTAAGACCAAAGTGGTTAATCATTTGGAGTGTATATTCTTCTTGtttcttctttttaatacttCAGAAACCTTCTTAATCTAAATTGCAGTTTGCTAGCCATACTATCACTCAATCACTGTGCCCCCTAGTATACATGTCAGGCCCTTTCGGAATACTCTGGCAAGTTTTAGAGTATTTCTCTGATGCTCTCCCAGTAACTGACAAGTAATATAGAGGGATCATTGCGTGATTCACTGATGACAGGCGGGGCTTTGTATTGATCTTCATTAAGTGATTTTAGAAACATTAATCCCCACACCTGTCACCAGATGGTATTTATTGCAGTGCATTTCAGTGTACAGTCAGTATAGGTACATAGTTTCCTACTATATTGGCAGATAATGTAAGATGTAGATTAGTAAACActgtatctttaaattttaagctacttgtatatttagtaattcttaaatattaattgtaagacattttagttttttattattaatttcaaaataacttcataaaacaaaaattattgtctTAATAACtatcatacaaataaaatttagttaatttttaagtttttttttaatttttttattgggtttAACAAATCTTAAACTgttttctggaaataaaatatacaaaagttaggCCTGTATTTCATCTAAGTCagatcattttaatatttaatatccctatcacagtttttattacaattttcatttttcagtaatctttactttacttttcttaaatGGAAAAGGTGTTCTTATATGACCTTGGATTTGtattataagaacaatgttaaacgtTCATTATTTTTCTCCATTGTTATTGGTCCCAGACTTGATGGGTGCATCATATTAAAGTTAAAGCTTATGTACATCCAAATGTGTTCAgggtttttgaaaaatgtgtataatttacaataattcagTGTTCTAATTTAATGAATGTtgtgacttttatttaaaataattaataataataatagaaaaagcattattgttttaaattaaacacttaataaaCATGTCTTACCACACATAGCACATTAAATAAGCAACTATATGGCTACTCAATGccaataaaaatgcaattaataGGCACAGTATCCCGCATATACATGATAGCAAGATATAATAATAGGTGTTGTTTTTGGTGTGCGTGTAGTTTGTAGTTTtcagaaaattttgttttcattgaagTTATAGTTTCTAGGTTAGAGTTcctaagaataaaaaaactttaaaaataaatgaatattatgtatCCAAATATTCTTCAACTCCACCCACAATATGAATATGGTCAAAATCAACCAATGCACACGTACCTGCTATGCTACCAATGACACAGTCTAGCACGGTTATAGCAAGATAACTGAATGAAAACATGTAAACCTTGGGCAGAAATTCAAACATTTGGTGGTACCAACTCAAGCAATGTCGAGCATAGCTGCTGTTTGGAATGGTGATTTCTGAGCGATCTTGTTCTTCCATGTAGTCTGCCTGCTACTCAGCCATTGGTGATGGCTTGGAAGTCACTTTTAAACTGATGGCTCCCAAGTTAAGTgctagagagggcttcttagcgcTAATGTTACCTGGTGAACAAAACAACcttgttttttaaagtatatttaccATTGAAATTCTTTTTTCTACACAGTATTTTATGTATAGGGAAGAAAATAGGCATTTGGGTGAGATAAATAGCTGTTTAATGAATCTCTAATCTTACACATCGATGAAAGTTAATGAGATAAAACCAACAACACTAAAAACACTATTCCACCACTCTAACAAAATGATAActtaattctgaaaaaaatacttATGTACACAGAGTACAATTGTTATTTATCACAAGTACTTATTACAAGTATCATATATATGATACATTAGAAACAGTTTCAGTTGTTACCAACACTTTAattgtttgatataatattaacaataaaacatttattgttgttTAGATGTTTCAGTATTACATTCCCTTAACTGATCAGtgtaaccaaatttaaaaaaataagaaaggaaGAAAGGAGGAAATATTGCATTACTGAGAAGAAAGTCAATAATAATTAGAAATCAACAATACCTACTAATAAAATCAAAAGCTAAACAtcccaattaaaatttttttgagttCGTCATCCTTTCCAGTTTCAGGGGACAGTCATCCTAAAACCCATAAGACTAACTTCCaaactattttaacaaattatattaatatagttctCTCATGAGCATTCTAAAGTTGAGATGGAACGTTGACTTCTTGGACACTAAGCATACaagaataatatttcaataaaattgtaacagAAGGTAAAAGAATGCAtactgatataataaattataatagttatgtgttactgttttaaaatttcgaaataagcaaGGGTATTGTATCagacaatgttatataattaagtgTATCTTATCACTGAGTCCATTATCTGAATACCCACTTAAAATTGGCTTACTAAATTAAGTAGATTTACAGTTTGTATGCATCTCTAGGTAAGAAACTGAACTGTCTAAAAATCTCTATCTGTTTCATAACAAGTTTTGTTTACTTTCAATTCATGCCTATGACTTATACATGCatgtagatatatattttttggttaaatattatgtttacttctgtaaaatgtttaggttagtagtattttaaattgtgtttaactTATGAGAAATCACCTTTTTCTATTGTGACagtttggtaagtgatttgaaagTAGCTTCATGAGTAGCATATATTGAATGGTATACTAACTGACTATATTATTTTACTAGTGAGTGTATTTAACAATCACAATGTAAGTTAAAATTGTAATCTAAACATTAACAATAGTACTGGATTTTTTCCAATCTCTTATGTCTTCAACAGTGTTGAATTAATAGTAAAATCTTTATTATCATATGTTAAGAATGTCTGTGGAATAAATAACAATCTAATAAATTTCTTCTTTGaccttttattttcaaagtacattaAATCTGTTTCCACTGATATcaatttcttacaaaaatatttatacgttCGAATAAATCTCActaattaaataagatttataaatatttataaaaataaatttaaactattgaatAAAATGTCCTGGAGTCTAATCACAGCTCATTCCCATGCTTATCAATTACTATTGAATGAGTACATATTAGGGCTTATATTCAATGAAACTGACAggacattatttaaaataaacacagttattaacaaaaatgtatatttcatattgctagttatgaaaaataatgttatcttattcaataaacatttattaagcatttgaatatgtaattaattattcaccTCAATTGAGaaaaaatgtactgtaaaatagatattttatactgttataataagaaattattcttattcaataaatttatatatcaacatttaaaaatttattgtttgccTATCAGGAGTCATatggaaatatttacattaaaagatatgcaatcaatttttattaatacattgacATGATGAATAACTTagacaaatttaaacaatattgaaattttatattgatagtaatgagaaataatatattatacaataaactcataataaataatgttaaatatctCATTACATTAATCGTTTTGGTGAAAAttgaagttaaatatattaaaccgtatTGACAGAGTGTGccaaaactttaaaagatttttttttaattgtcttttgTTGTTCTTAGTATGATATAAAAGGGTACCGAATCTTTCACCGAGCTTATTACTGAGGTATTCTTTCAAGAAATGTGTGGAGGGgcagttttaattaattcagtttttaaaatttacaaaagttaaaacATGAAGAATACTAAGAAGactaaaactcattatttttaaatagcaatgtATAATGAATGGAGTATCCAattaaaattcttcttaaaacaaaaacttgttgTATTTAAAGTTATCTTAAAAGGTCAAATGATAGTTctcaaataaaatcacaatataCACTTAGACTGAAAAAGTACCTCTACCACTTTCAGTAGGCTTATTACTATTAGGGGTTGGCTTGCTACATTTTTTCTGACAAATATGTACTTGTTACCCTGAGTCTTTTAgcttatatttattagtttttattctctgtcattctatttatatttttttataaaaaatattaatctatttttgtgtgttttattagcCAAAAAGCTCTGTTTATGACAAAAAAAGGAATGTGctttatatataaactgttttgtattttaaacttcatgTGACTCTCCTAACTGACTATGATGTATGATtgcaagatttttaaataatggcGTCTGATATTCTTCAAGAGGTGACTGTGGATGAAATCCCAAGAGTGTTGGAAGCCATGAAAAAAGACTGGCCACAACATTTCCTTGTAAGTAAATTTCCATTATTTCTTCtggaattattttaataccttGATTGGAGGTTTTATTACTTGACGGAATCAAAATTTTACGTGTAATTAAACTGGTAGGCCTCTTTGTTGTAGAGGTTTTGTACTCTATGATATCTATAAGGATCTTAGTAACACAATTCAATACTAGAATGTGCACACTGTATTAGTTTGGGTGTTTTACGGAGCAAAATCTAACTAGCTTGCATCATTATTTTTTACACTCAGTCGTCCACTTTAACTGACAGATGTATCAAttacaagttataaataatatttgcaaaaaagtTTTGTCAGCTCTTCTGAGCACACGTTAAACACGTTTTGAATGGCTGAATATATgttcaaaatactttttgtaaactCAACCTGTTCAAAAAGCTTTTTTCAACAAAAGTTTCTGAATGTTTCATctgttacttaaattaaataaaaattaacttacctttgcgTAACAAGAATGAAAAAAAGTAAGGGGAATCCAACCATGTAAAAtactttattcttttttataaatatgttttaaacaatagttttttcaaATACCAGGCAGTATTCTTTAAACGATAATCTATTCCAGATGcggcactcaaagtgttaagcTTGAATGACCCGTGCTATCCAAACACTTAATGTAAACTTGTTATTGAGGGCGGTAAAATAACAATGACTGAATTATATAGATCAGTCACAGAAATTTTTGTGACTCTTTCTTCCGAAAACTTGAAGAATTTATTGAGTCTCACTTCCTCAAACTCAATGAAATTCATTATCATTGGGGACTTGACCATCAACATAATGGAACCCATACACCCCCTTAACCATGGTTTTGAGAGGTCTTAGACACATTTGGAATAAATTGTCCATGAACACACAAACTCAAGTTACTGCAACAAGTACTGCCATCAACAACGTATTCACAAATATTCCTAATTCAACCTTCTTTGTTTTTAATGTAGAACCCTCTAACTATTTCATGCAGGAGTCTGTAGTCTTTGAATGTACGCCAGAAGagaaaaaaaccaacttttaGAATGTCAAGAACTGTCAAGCCTCAGAATATCTGCCATCTCAATGAATGATGAAACATGGCATTTTTTATTGACTTTGCAGACACCGATCAAATGCTTAATGCAATTAATAACTGTTCCAATTACTTTCTGAATATTTCTTGCacgtaaaaaaaattaaccaattagAAAAGTCTTGACAAAAGTCTTCAGTGGCTACAGGTATGTCTCATGAGAAACTGAGGTTTTACCATGCAATTTTGATTAAGACTCAAAAGaatcatttttcagaaaatatcaaCAAACTTACCGGAAAGTCGTTCAAGCTGCAAAAGCGTATAAAATCAACAAAAcgttaaaaaactgtaaaaacttgtaaaaagcTTCATGGAGAATTATTGGTTATTCTTCGATAACAGGGATTACTAAAAGTCACACCAAGCTGGTTGAGATTAAAGTTGAaggaaacattattaaaaatcctCAAAGAGTGgcgaattaatttaataagtactTATCATATGCCACATTATTTTCACGTTGTTGCCCTCTAGTTCTGTATAATGTATTTCCCATGTCGTCCATGGGTCTGACTCCTGTCTGAGGAGGAGGTGGCTCGCGTCATACAGAGACCGAAATCAAAGAAAACTTGTGACATCAATGGAATATCAGTGTGGTTGCTCAAATGTTGCTTCAGGCATATATTGATGCCACTCACCAAATTAATCAATCTGTCATTGGAAACAGGTAATTTTTTCCATCTCTTCTTATAACATCTAAAGTGATTCCAATTTTGAAACAGAGCAATGGTGGTTGTCTTACGTAACCTACAAGAATTTTGAAGATGGCTATTTACAGTCTTATTTATCTGCAATTGTCATGCGAAATAAGACTCTAGGAGGACTGAAGAAAACAAAAGATGGAACAGGTCTTCAGACTCCAAGAAAAATCAGAATTATCACAAAATTGAATTACGGAGGTTAATGCAGAGATGCTTTCAGGAAGCTTGGGTTCCTGACATTGTCCTGCCTTTATATCTTGGACGTGATCATGTACTGTCAAACAAAGTGCGATCTTGTATGAGGCAGAAGTGCTCACCACTATGAGACTATGAGACAAGGAATAGGAACATAGACTTACATCCTCCAAACATTTACCTGTATTTGTTGCTACAAGATTACTCAATGGTTTTCCTGATAGTACCAaacacttcaaataatttaaaagataatttttgtgttaaacgCCTTCTACTTTGATGATGAGATCACGATGAGCCATTGGGAAATTTgaatctttcaaaattaaaatttgatatgtaAGCTGTATCTGGTGTCATGTGTTGAGTGTGACTTTTTAAAGTGTGTTTGCAAGTGCTTAGTTGATTAACATTGAAGgaaatttttcaatattctgTTGACTATTGCTTATGACAATTGCATGCATTGTTATAgcaataaatctattattattacagatttttatgGCTTCAGCTATTATGTGATTGCACACACTTAAGCAGTGTATTCAGTCAATTTTGAAAGAGGAGCTATTCTCCTtcagagaataaaacaaaattgactcaaaatatagttttaccaACTAAAACGCCAATATTATAATGTcttcataatattgtatattcatGAATACTctaaaataactaataagcatactaaattttaactatttaaatttaagaattttgctTATATCAGATAACATCTAATGTCAAAAAGTAACCTTGGTTTGCTCACTGCATGGGGAGTAAAGAGAGTAGCACAACCATTGTTGTTTTAACGCACATCTCCAGTAATGCAGCATCCAGCTATGGTAAAGTGAAGGTCCTACATGAGCGTCTTAGCCAACATTTTAACAGCCAAGTATAATTCAGAGATAATAATTCACAGAGAACTTTGCACTCTTATGGACCAAAACTAATAAGTAAAGGAGTTATTCAGGAATGGCTTAGATTTTTCATTATGGCTGAATAAACATCTATGATGAAGAGAGAAGTGGCAGGCCCTCTGTGGTCACCGATGAACTCATCAGGAAAATCGACAGAAAGATTCGTGACAATCGACAGTTCATTGTCTCAAAGCTTAGTGCTGATTTCCCACAAACTTTTATGACCATTTTGTACGAGATATTGACAGAAGATTAGGGTGCCAAAGTTCTGTATTCCATGGGCCCCAAACATTTTGCCTAAAAATCACAAAACAGTGCAAGGCATCTGCTCTTAACTTTCTTATGGATTACAAGCAAGAAGAACAATAATTCTGCAATAGAATTGTAACAGGCAATGAAACATCTGTTAGGTACATGAATCCGGAAAACTAAGAATAATCAAAGGTGTGGATTAACATCACACAAACCAACAAAAATACAGCGTGACTTTTCTGGCTGAAAGTTGATGGCAATTGTGTTTTGGGACTCAGAAgggatttaaaatttatggaaCATGGAGAAACAATTATTGTGGACTCATATGTTGGAGTTGTAAAAACCCTACGAAGAGCTGTTTAGAAATATCACCATGGTCTCTTGTAATTTTTGTGCATAATAACGTCCATCCCCACAATGctcaaaaacaaaaaaccaaagaCCTTCTTAGATCATTCAAATGGGATATTTTATTCATCCGCTATAAACCCCAGATTTGGCTCCAAGTGGCCTATTCATGCACTTGAAGAGATGGCTGGACTCGTAGTGGTTTGAAGTCAATGAAGAACTCAAAGATGCAGTGCCCAATTGACTCGTGGCACAGGTGGCAGATTTTATGTAGAAAGAATTTCTAAGTTAGTGCGAAAGCGTTTAAATTGACATtgaaataatgttgaaaaataaaggaCAGTTGTGGTTTTCagatgtatgtaataaaatattaatttaaacttttcagttttatttacaataaaccaGAAGGATGTTACTTTCGGAACAGATTCGGAAAGTTTGTATTCTGATATTTATGGTAAAATTTAACAGTAAACTTGTACTGGATACTTTTACAGTTAAGGAAAACTAAAATGTCTATACTTACAGTCTGTTCTAATTTTCTAATTGCCTTCTACACAAACTTAAtcgtaataaattgtttttataatacaaaatacagaatattattattagagaAACAGCAATAAAGTAATAGAACTAGTAGTTCAATACTATAATcttcttaaaaattgttatttgctacatatacatatgtacaataaatacataaataaattggcACAATAAATGTTGTATCCAATGAGTTAatgaattcaaattttctttGCACCAGTCATATTCAGTCTTGTCTAGTCTGATTTACTGGCACTGTACTGTTTTTCTCTAAAACAAACCCaccatacacacatatatatatatatatatatatatatatatatatatatatatatatatatatatatatattgtataaataagtatatatttatacaaactgtcatatttattttaaatattttgtatgtacgcattaaaaaatgtaagaattatctttataatagtacaacaaataatagaaaatgcaCAAAGAgagaattataaaactaaaattattgattttaactaaaatatacttttaatagttgaattttattgtttcagcTTCATCAGTTTGTGTCAATACTAGAAGAATATcacaaagaaaatatacaaaatccaAAACAAGTTCTTTACAAGTATGGGGATTTTGAAGATGGTGTATACATTGTTAAGTCAACATTTGCGATTGGTGTAAGTTGgaactgtatatttaaattttatgatgtaTTCTAGTGTATTTTTTGGGAGAATAACAAGGTTTAAATGAGCTGCAAAAAGGTAGGAAGTAGTATTTCACCATAATGACTCTGCAGTGCTACTATCAGCACTCAGTGCATGCACACTTGTTTCTTTAGTCTCTATAAGGAGAACGCAATGCTGCCAACTAGACCATTTCCGAATGTGGAGTAAAGTCATTCACAATTAGGAAAAGTTGGTTTTCGTATGCTGTGAGGTTTTTAGGTTTTCATTGTTTCTTCTTCATGGGTTTGTGTTCtcctaatagagacctttaattcaatttacaaactcaacctatgctcttatttaagattttcttctgacttctTGTGGACCATCCCCAGTATGAtcgaaaaatttatatttgcttaaaaagtaaattgttcgGAATAGTACTTATGTGTAAAGTTTCGCTGCTTTATCTGCaatagttcataaaataaaatgctgTTTCCGGACTTTTTGTAGACCCTGTATGTTAAAGCAGTCCCCATTGTAGTAATTACTTTCAACTTCATGTGTTAACGGTATTATAACACACAACTGCGGCTGTTGTGTCAGGCCATGCCCGAAATTTGAGTTTGCAGGTAGTTACCtctgtgtatatataaaaaacagaatACTAGTTAATGTATAGGatatatacttaattttcattattaaaagagCAAATTATAGTGCGCTAAAATGAAAGTTAAAACTACAGTTGTATCTTGAGATGCaaacttattgtttttaaaaatagtaccatttttaaattacaagagaAGGGATTCAACTTTCTCTCAAGAGTTATGTAAACCACTATAACCATTTTTGTACGAGTATGAATCATTGCAGGCAGAATCAGTGAGTTTAATATATCCATATACAACTGCTGCAGACTACACGGAATTTTCAAAAGTATTGAGTGAAACAACCAGAATTCCCTGGACAGAGaaatttatgtttgaggttacggCAAGACGACTAATGCCAACGATACAGCAAGTTTCTGCTGCCAAAGGATGTGATCTTGGAACGGAAGAAGGCGCTACTTTGTTCCTCCCGCCTGAAAGTGACATTGAGAACAAGTAAGTGGTCCTACATTAGTCTTACTAAATCTTGGAACATGAGCTTAgacatatataaaacaacaatttcgGTTATTGACCTTACCTCATTTCTTGGTTTGGTTTACCAACActgtttcattttattgttttttgaatgcatttaagatttattttagtcATAGTTTACAAACATGAAATAGCAAGTTaaagtagtgttttattttatttgagatttttaaatgtggatttaaaattgaatattaaataatttaacaataaaa of the Homalodisca vitripennis isolate AUS2020 chromosome X, UT_GWSS_2.1, whole genome shotgun sequence genome contains:
- the LOC124368943 gene encoding uncharacterized protein LOC124368943 isoform X2, coding for MASDILQEVTVDEIPRVLEAMKKDWPQHFLLHQFVSILEEYHKENIQNPKQVLYKYGDFEDGVYIVKSTFAIGAESVSLIYPYTTAADYTEFSKVLSETTRIPWTEKFMFEVTARRLMPTIQQVSAAKGCDLGTEEGATLFLPPESDIENKNYYVLQVAPR